The following are from one region of the Verrucomicrobia bacterium CG1_02_43_26 genome:
- a CDS encoding non-canonical purine NTP pyrophosphatase, RdgB/HAM1 family codes for MNVARTTIEKKLKLFIASNNLDKVKEIQQLLNEHGLEIDVMPAQSLPGGMPEVEENGATYADNARLKALALLDKVPENCYILGDDSGIEVAALNGAPGLFSARYAGPKATYKDNYNKMLQETKHVPEGHRGAQFLCVLVLLTPSRQEEIFVGVCKGKLHTEPSGTEGFGYDPIFIPDGYDQTFAQLGQTLKNQICHRKKAIQKLAQYFE; via the coding sequence ATGAATGTTGCTAGGACTACAATAGAAAAAAAACTGAAGCTCTTTATCGCCTCTAATAATTTGGATAAAGTTAAAGAAATTCAGCAACTCTTAAATGAACATGGCCTGGAAATTGATGTCATGCCCGCGCAATCGCTTCCGGGTGGCATGCCTGAAGTTGAGGAAAACGGGGCTACATACGCAGACAATGCGCGCCTGAAAGCCCTTGCGCTCTTAGATAAAGTACCTGAAAATTGTTATATTCTAGGGGATGATTCCGGTATCGAAGTCGCCGCGCTCAATGGTGCCCCCGGATTGTTTTCAGCAAGATACGCAGGCCCTAAGGCTACCTACAAAGATAATTACAATAAAATGCTTCAGGAAACTAAGCATGTTCCGGAAGGCCATCGTGGTGCTCAATTTCTTTGTGTACTTGTTTTACTAACCCCCAGTAGGCAGGAAGAAATTTTTGTCGGGGTGTGTAAAGGTAAGCTGCATACGGAGCCTTCTGGCACAGAGGGTTTTGGCTACGATCCTATTTTCATTCCTGATGGTTATGACCAAACATTTGCACAATTAGGGCAAACGTTAAAAAACCAAATCTGCCATCGCAAAAAGGCCATCCAAAAGCTCGCTCAGTATTTCGAATAG